From the Agrobacterium larrymoorei genome, one window contains:
- a CDS encoding virA/G regulated protein, whose product MVDTTKKIVTKSLTADMRRSAKRLHEQMLKAWLTEEEASRKRAPFETPQQKRKYSADMQIVDRLDPGFRGEISYKMLGNKRIRVDSPEELTRMHGILRKTTKVLKRNAETGDVYLALHKKKTWSSVSSHLYAEDGTLRAKHVKYKDGRFEEKWERDENGLLIRTKYVNRNRLFHPISEKVSEPYRAGTENRLFRELTRQKGAKQETFERDDKGNLELIGSKRLGFSKNSTKAADRQTSRTKIRKLGGAFSKSYRSLLDKEGNELGRDISSHRRLFNKRSAVYDDASGQLTSTKHTFGKIYKSETAYLNEDVKQISKKILGVTVRRKLTTLNQQERDAQTLRNSESTDHRRAWQESAALPKSPQQQINVNLVRPSQRVNLVRDGRGDDDAELRIEPATERSIDVIAKTSPLLRLPNPKRQVSPQTPPQSSNARFSDPHSLAKGVESGGSSVSRTESESSLASLFQFIDHQPDPKEQELLSSLHSVPFPPPFKADGALGGRIEDSIREASGDSRVRTSSVLASVVNDHLQVPLERDHSVNSISERFDPQALFGEPDPSRVPEKRPELSTEGDHLTNSEQQALLNELLNMPLPGGLPKADHERSMILERSGSRGRSMSGGLSL is encoded by the coding sequence ATGGTCGACACGACGAAGAAAATTGTCACGAAGTCGCTTACGGCTGATATGCGCCGTTCCGCTAAGCGGCTTCACGAGCAAATGCTTAAAGCGTGGCTTACAGAAGAAGAGGCATCAAGGAAACGAGCTCCGTTCGAAACGCCGCAGCAGAAGCGAAAATATTCCGCGGATATGCAGATAGTCGACAGACTTGATCCCGGCTTTCGAGGCGAAATAAGCTATAAAATGCTTGGAAATAAACGGATCCGGGTCGATAGCCCAGAAGAATTAACGCGCATGCATGGTATACTAAGAAAAACAACGAAGGTTCTGAAGCGTAACGCCGAGACCGGCGATGTCTATTTGGCTCTTCACAAAAAGAAGACCTGGAGCAGCGTAAGCAGCCATCTCTACGCCGAGGATGGCACACTTCGCGCGAAGCATGTGAAATACAAAGACGGACGCTTTGAGGAAAAATGGGAGCGAGATGAAAACGGCCTCCTGATCCGCACGAAATATGTCAACCGAAATAGGCTATTTCATCCGATTTCCGAGAAGGTGAGTGAACCCTATCGGGCCGGAACGGAAAACCGGCTCTTTCGTGAACTCACCCGTCAAAAAGGTGCCAAGCAGGAGACTTTTGAACGGGATGACAAAGGCAACCTTGAGCTCATCGGCAGCAAACGTCTAGGATTCTCCAAGAATTCGACTAAGGCTGCGGATCGTCAAACCTCTCGGACTAAAATTCGAAAACTTGGTGGCGCATTCAGCAAATCTTATAGGTCCCTCCTAGACAAAGAGGGCAACGAACTTGGCCGAGATATATCGAGTCATCGACGGCTCTTTAACAAGCGATCAGCCGTCTACGATGATGCTAGCGGGCAATTGACGAGCACCAAGCATACTTTCGGTAAGATCTACAAGAGTGAAACAGCGTATTTGAACGAAGACGTCAAACAAATCTCAAAAAAAATACTTGGCGTGACAGTCCGACGAAAACTGACGACGCTAAATCAGCAAGAACGCGACGCTCAGACGCTGCGCAATTCGGAATCGACAGATCATAGGAGGGCTTGGCAAGAGAGCGCAGCTCTCCCCAAGTCACCTCAACAGCAGATAAATGTCAATTTAGTACGGCCGTCGCAGCGCGTCAATTTGGTTAGAGATGGCCGGGGCGATGATGACGCTGAGTTAAGGATTGAGCCTGCAACCGAACGATCAATTGATGTAATTGCAAAGACGTCACCCCTGTTGCGCCTGCCGAACCCAAAGCGACAGGTTAGTCCTCAAACACCACCTCAGTCGTCAAATGCGCGTTTCTCGGATCCACATTCTTTAGCGAAAGGGGTTGAGTCAGGTGGATCGTCGGTCAGCAGAACGGAGTCCGAATCGTCACTTGCGTCTTTATTTCAGTTCATTGATCATCAGCCGGATCCAAAAGAGCAAGAGCTCTTGAGTTCCCTACATAGTGTGCCATTTCCGCCGCCGTTTAAAGCAGATGGCGCACTGGGCGGACGTATTGAGGACAGCATTCGTGAGGCTTCCGGAGACAGCCGAGTGCGAACGAGTTCAGTGTTGGCGAGTGTGGTGAATGATCATTTGCAAGTGCCTTTGGAGCGCGACCATTCGGTAAATTCGATAAGCGAACGCTTTGATCCTCAGGCGTTGTTTGGCGAACCGGACCCGTCGCGCGTCCCAGAAAAACGGCCAGAACTTTCTACGGAAGGTGACCATTTGACAAATTCGGAACAGCAAGCTTTACTGAATGAACTGCTTAATATGCCATTACCTGGTGGTTTGCCGAAGGCGGATCACGAGCGATCTATGATTTTGGAAAGGTCAGGGAGCCGTGGGCGCTCTATGTCAGGAGGGCTTTCACTTTAG
- a CDS encoding AcvB/VirJ family lysyl-phosphatidylglycerol hydrolase, which yields MLNWTAAALMTSVLLISTKATIAHERPSFKQSPQLPVHFLAGKPKSNTIVIFYSGDGGWGNLNEQVGANLAKQGIHVIGIDSLRYFWSQKTPEETSRDLSVLIDTYTRLTGAHNVVLAGFSFGADILPAAYNGLPKNQKAKIKGISLLALSHQVDYVVSLRGWLGLKTEGKGGDPINDLGSVNPLLVRCIYGLDDRYSSCPSLRGTAIKTVGLKGGHHLGNDYSLLAKLIIPDNPPN from the coding sequence ATGCTTAACTGGACTGCTGCCGCTTTGATGACAAGCGTATTGCTCATCAGTACGAAGGCGACCATTGCTCACGAACGACCTAGTTTCAAACAATCACCACAGCTCCCTGTCCATTTTCTCGCAGGAAAGCCGAAAAGTAATACGATTGTAATCTTTTATTCTGGGGACGGAGGGTGGGGTAATCTTAATGAACAAGTCGGTGCTAACTTGGCGAAGCAAGGCATACACGTTATCGGGATCGACTCCCTTCGATATTTCTGGTCGCAAAAGACGCCTGAAGAAACATCCAGAGACTTGAGCGTTCTGATAGATACATATACCCGCCTAACTGGGGCGCACAATGTTGTTCTCGCTGGGTTCTCATTCGGCGCGGATATACTACCCGCAGCCTATAATGGACTACCCAAAAATCAAAAGGCCAAAATCAAGGGAATCTCGCTTCTCGCGCTATCGCATCAAGTCGACTATGTCGTTTCCTTAAGGGGCTGGCTAGGACTGAAGACAGAAGGGAAAGGTGGAGATCCTATCAATGATCTTGGTTCTGTTAATCCGCTGCTGGTGCGGTGCATATATGGCTTGGATGATCGTTACAGCTCTTGCCCATCGCTTCGTGGAACAGCGATAAAAACCGTGGGATTGAAGGGCGGTCATCATCTCGGCAATGATTATTCACTCTTGGCTAAGCTCATTATTCCAGACAATCCGCCTAACTAA
- a CDS encoding transposase, whose product MGTTLEVLTTRRSGREMHGQWPDEIKARIVPESLRPGVTVNEVAALG is encoded by the coding sequence ATGGGCACTACATTGGAGGTTCTCACGACGAGGCGGAGCGGACGCGAGATGCATGGTCAATGGCCGGATGAGATCAAAGCGCGGATCGTGCCGGAGAGCTTGCGACCAGGTGTGACGGTGAATGAGGTTGCGGCCTTGGGCTGA